A genomic stretch from Candidatus Dormiibacterota bacterium includes:
- a CDS encoding thiamine pyrophosphate-dependent enzyme: protein MSTEMIDRVEQELTPFGPAPLERTSGNFWLIETLRRWGITSYAGVNGGGLIHVTKHLEPLSDPSEATDGAPRMLTMGEYVAGFVPLGYYLASGRVAGCITTTGAATKLGGSGLTDAKLHNIPAVYLVALNSTLSIGQAPLQDVSVHGMNIVPQLQAELGDGCIVIDDIDTMEEQLERAQAILMESKPIAIAFYPDILSKDIEVDVPSRLRPRGFRPQDVERFVQDFPQIADGRRVVIYVGSEAARWPGMPALTTQLAELLQAPTVWSVNGANAVSPDNRYGFGYISFGGNDEAMKLWRSVGPDDCVITLGFDPGEYSLNLATIPAGQVWNFTGWTEQYGHIAGEFRHRVRGNYDVVHGDLDAVLREVIPQLSKRGVGRRPPMDVPERLNTRQISRDVREGSVDFIRFYEQLHQSWRPNSIGFDDVCIAYKDRQYVTQRPHPWIPFHSTHDGSAMGGGFGLGVGAKMADPGLHTFVFSGDGCWRLFGGALADAANLDLRLFIINNGVYGIVDKGLEVVIPDVEKRRYHSTLPTIDFVGAAKAHGWDGYRVKPDLSNLKEIMDACYETSGQSILIDVPVDADQVIGLNPRLNNLTTKTYL from the coding sequence CCAAGCACCTCGAGCCCTTGTCCGACCCGTCGGAAGCGACAGACGGCGCGCCCCGCATGCTGACGATGGGCGAGTACGTCGCCGGCTTCGTTCCGCTCGGGTACTACCTCGCCTCCGGCCGCGTCGCCGGCTGTATCACCACGACCGGCGCCGCCACCAAGCTGGGAGGGAGCGGCCTGACCGACGCTAAGCTGCACAACATCCCGGCGGTCTACCTGGTTGCCCTTAACTCCACGCTGTCGATCGGCCAGGCGCCACTTCAGGACGTGTCGGTCCACGGCATGAACATCGTGCCGCAACTCCAGGCCGAGCTGGGTGATGGCTGCATCGTGATCGACGACATCGACACCATGGAGGAGCAGCTCGAGCGGGCCCAGGCGATCCTGATGGAATCCAAGCCGATCGCCATCGCCTTTTATCCGGACATCCTCTCCAAGGACATCGAGGTCGACGTGCCGTCACGTCTCCGCCCCCGCGGCTTTCGTCCGCAGGACGTCGAGCGCTTCGTGCAGGACTTTCCGCAGATCGCCGACGGGCGCCGGGTCGTGATCTATGTCGGCAGCGAGGCCGCGCGCTGGCCGGGCATGCCGGCCCTGACCACCCAGCTGGCGGAGCTGCTGCAGGCGCCGACCGTCTGGTCGGTCAACGGGGCGAATGCCGTTTCGCCCGACAACCGCTACGGCTTCGGCTACATCTCCTTCGGCGGCAACGACGAGGCGATGAAGCTCTGGCGAAGCGTCGGTCCCGACGACTGCGTCATTACGCTCGGCTTCGATCCGGGCGAATATTCGCTCAACCTGGCGACGATTCCCGCCGGACAGGTTTGGAACTTCACGGGGTGGACGGAGCAGTACGGCCACATCGCCGGCGAGTTCCGCCATCGCGTTCGCGGCAACTACGACGTGGTGCATGGGGACCTGGACGCGGTTCTACGAGAGGTCATTCCGCAGCTGTCGAAGCGCGGCGTCGGCCGGCGGCCACCGATGGATGTGCCCGAACGCCTCAATACCCGCCAGATCTCTCGCGACGTGCGCGAGGGTAGCGTCGACTTCATCCGCTTTTACGAGCAGCTGCACCAATCGTGGCGGCCGAACAGCATCGGGTTCGACGACGTCTGCATCGCCTACAAGGATCGGCAGTACGTCACACAGCGACCCCATCCCTGGATTCCGTTCCACAGCACCCATGACGGGTCGGCGATGGGCGGCGGTTTCGGGCTGGGCGTCGGCGCAAAGATGGCCGATCCCGGCCTCCATACCTTCGTCTTCTCCGGCGACGGCTGCTGGCGCCTCTTCGGCGGCGCGCTGGCCGACGCCGCCAACCTCGACCTGCGGCTCTTCATCATCAACAACGGCGTCTACGGGATCGTCGACAAGGGCCTCGAAGTCGTCATCCCCGACGTCGAGAAGCGGCGCTACCATTCGACGCTGCCGACGATCGACTTCGTCGGTGCGGCGAAGGCGCATGGCTGGGACGGCTACCGGGTGAAGCCGGACTTGAGCAATCTCAAGGAGATCATGGACGCCTGCTATGAGACCTCGGGCCAGTCGATCCTGATCGACGTGCCGGTCGACGCCGACCAGGTGATCGGCCTCAACCCCCGGCTGAACAACCTGACGACCAAGACGTACCTCTAA